The following nucleotide sequence is from Anaerobiospirillum thomasii.
GAATGACCGTGGCCGAAGGTGTGGCTGCAGGACGTGCCTTAAAACTTAGTAAAACTACAGCTGTCAGCGATATTATCGATACAGGCTTTGATGCAGAGGCTCAGATTGACAAATATCAGAAAGCCTGCTCTGCCTTTATCAACCGTCTTTACAGCGTATCAAAAGGTCCTGCCCCTGATACAGTAAGAGATCTCTTTGGTGCCATGGCCGGCTTCTTATCCTCACAGGATAATAACAAGGATATTATAAATCTTATCTATGATGGTTGCTCGGCAACTGTAGCCTGTAACAATGTTCTTATAGACAAACTATCTGTCTTTGCCAACAATGAGGATCCTGAGATTAAAGAGCAGGGCCGTGAACTTTTAGCCCTAGCCCGCGAGTTTATAGCCACCATCAATCAGGATAAATCTGCAGAGACACAGATCCCTCAGCTCAAAGAGCCTTCTGTAATCATTGCCACCAATCTAACTCCTGCTTCATTTTTATGTTTAAGAACAGATCTGGTTGTGGCTGTAATTCTTGAGGAGGGGCTGTCTTCTGGCCATTTAGGTACAGTGCTGCGCGAGCTTGGCATTCCATCTATTTTCTCAGCTGTAGGTGCCCTGAACATTGAAGATGGCGCCAATGTGCTTGTTGATGCAACAGAAGGTCAGATTCTTGTCGATCCGCCATCAGATATTGCCCAGAAGATTCTGCAGCGAGGCGTAAGCTTTACTGACTTTACAGAAGATGATTCACTGCTCAATGTAACCATTGCAAGCTCCATAGGAGCCATGAGAGAGATAAGCGACAATCGCTATCTGCGTCACGGCATTGGACTTTTGCGTTCTGAGTTTTTATTCCTTGGCTGCCCTCACGAGCCAAGTGAAGATGAGATGGTCAA
It contains:
- a CDS encoding putative PEP-binding protein, which produces MYTLSGMTVAEGVAAGRALKLSKTTAVSDIIDTGFDAEAQIDKYQKACSAFINRLYSVSKGPAPDTVRDLFGAMAGFLSSQDNNKDIINLIYDGCSATVACNNVLIDKLSVFANNEDPEIKEQGRELLALAREFIATINQDKSAETQIPQLKEPSVIIATNLTPASFLCLRTDLVVAVILEEGLSSGHLGTVLRELGIPSIFSAVGALNIEDGANVLVDATEGQILVDPPSDIAQKILQRGVSFTDFTEDDSLLNVTIASSIGAMREISDNRYLRHGIGLLRSEFLFLGCPHEPSEDEMVKVFTTLFSKVPNEAPITARTFDFAGDKEPVFSVQLDSKGPLQGYGAKVGTRLLKKEIRALLRSSVGRTIRVVYPLISRISEAKYINDLAAMCVDELDEKNIEHGKIEPVLMIETPAAVLSAKAFARLSSLFIIGTSSLAEYASAPRPPDLSFTPALAKMIAVACRAAHEENVPSGIAGYFATRIELMPFFLKLGVTYITIDSYSIAKIASATEKFCRDSSPTFSQKLYERVMSLSTAAELSELINNLNKSV